From Anaerotignum faecicola, the proteins below share one genomic window:
- a CDS encoding DHH family phosphoesterase, with product MDGENNGGNNKKAAFMKTAAAVAIAFAVLGVILIFPVMAVFLAVVFVIVLVIVFCAKFAFGINFNDSSESLNNMAAAIDITDIDDIKSLVSVPLPFAVADGNKRIILYNDEFKGLINFETYGRTLNEVFGKFDVGAYTQFFDIGGMPYDVFCGNIPNKKNGGVMYTICLVNVFEREALKRDLRNKKTILGLIYLDNYEEVTESADDAQVPLLTALIDRKINNYISGFGGVVKNFEKDRYIFVLTNEALNNAKEKKFEITNTVKETKVGDHIPVTLSIGIGISGGGLDASMKNAREAIELALGRGGDQVLIKDDEKYQFFGGKSGEVSHNAKIRARVKADALEGLINDASNVFIMGHRMPDYDALGAAAGMARIVRSLGKTPYIVLDYAPKGITPVYNAVLSCEENRGIFIKGRDALELYDDRSLLIVVDTYRPSLVENREVLNGIKKIVVFDHHRKSAEYIENAVLTYHEPYASSTCELVTEVIRHMGDKVRLKPAEADVILSGIILDTKSFSVRANTVTFESAAYLRRNGADSIRVKEFFRNDFEDFKIKSETVGSAEIYKGGIVIAKCGYETEGVSIICAQAADELMEINGVKASVVISKIYGKIYISARSLGDVNVQVLMEKIGGGGHRTMAGCQFENMDIDEALEKVKLAVDEYLKEEE from the coding sequence ATGGACGGCGAAAATAACGGGGGAAATAACAAAAAAGCGGCTTTTATGAAAACTGCCGCCGCTGTGGCCATAGCTTTTGCCGTGTTGGGCGTTATTTTGATTTTTCCTGTTATGGCGGTTTTTTTGGCGGTTGTTTTTGTTATAGTGCTTGTAATAGTTTTCTGTGCGAAATTTGCGTTCGGCATAAATTTTAACGACAGTTCGGAAAGTTTGAACAACATGGCGGCGGCTATTGATATAACCGACATTGACGATATTAAAAGCCTCGTAAGCGTGCCGCTGCCGTTTGCCGTTGCAGACGGGAATAAACGCATTATACTTTATAACGACGAGTTTAAAGGCCTTATAAATTTTGAAACGTACGGAAGAACCCTCAATGAAGTTTTCGGCAAATTCGACGTCGGGGCGTATACACAGTTTTTTGACATTGGCGGCATGCCTTACGACGTATTTTGCGGGAATATTCCAAACAAAAAAAACGGCGGCGTTATGTATACAATATGCCTTGTAAATGTGTTTGAAAGGGAAGCGCTCAAAAGGGATTTGAGGAATAAGAAAACAATACTGGGCCTTATTTACCTTGACAATTATGAGGAAGTAACCGAGAGCGCCGACGACGCCCAGGTGCCGCTTTTAACGGCCCTTATTGACAGGAAAATCAATAATTATATATCTGGGTTCGGCGGTGTTGTAAAAAATTTCGAAAAAGACAGGTATATATTTGTTTTGACGAACGAAGCTTTAAATAATGCAAAGGAAAAGAAATTTGAAATTACAAATACTGTTAAGGAAACAAAAGTAGGAGATCACATACCGGTAACTTTGAGTATAGGGATCGGCATAAGCGGAGGCGGGCTTGACGCGTCGATGAAAAATGCAAGGGAAGCTATTGAACTTGCCCTGGGACGCGGCGGGGATCAGGTGCTGATTAAAGATGATGAAAAATACCAGTTTTTCGGCGGAAAAAGCGGCGAGGTTTCGCACAATGCGAAAATCAGGGCAAGGGTTAAGGCGGACGCTTTGGAAGGGCTTATAAACGATGCGTCAAACGTGTTTATAATGGGGCACAGGATGCCCGATTACGATGCTTTAGGAGCGGCGGCGGGAATGGCAAGGATTGTAAGGAGTCTCGGAAAAACGCCGTATATTGTTTTGGACTATGCGCCTAAAGGTATAACCCCGGTTTATAATGCGGTTTTATCATGCGAAGAAAACAGGGGGATTTTTATAAAAGGACGCGACGCGCTTGAATTATATGACGACAGATCCCTGCTTATAGTTGTGGATACTTACAGGCCGAGCCTTGTGGAAAACAGGGAAGTACTTAACGGCATAAAAAAAATAGTTGTATTCGACCATCACAGAAAAAGCGCCGAATACATTGAAAATGCGGTTTTAACATACCATGAGCCCTATGCTTCTTCAACATGCGAGCTTGTTACGGAAGTTATACGCCATATGGGGGATAAAGTAAGGCTCAAGCCCGCCGAAGCCGACGTTATATTAAGCGGGATTATACTGGATACCAAAAGTTTTTCGGTAAGGGCAAATACGGTCACGTTTGAATCGGCTGCATATTTAAGGCGCAACGGTGCGGATTCCATACGGGTTAAGGAGTTTTTCAGAAATGATTTTGAAGATTTTAAAATCAAATCCGAAACAGTCGGAAGCGCCGAGATCTATAAAGGCGGAATAGTAATTGCAAAGTGCGGGTATGAAACGGAAGGCGTGAGCATTATATGCGCCCAAGCGGCGGATGAACTGATGGAAATAAACGGCGTAAAAGCGTCTGTTGTGATTTCTAAAATATATGGTAAAATATATATATCTGCAAGGAGCCTAGGCGACGTTAACGTACAGGTTTTAATGGAAAAAATAGGCGGCGGCGGCCACCGTACAATGGCGGGATGCCAGTTTGAAAACATGGATATTGACGAAGCTTTGGAGAAAGTTAAACTTGCAGTCGACGAATACTTAAAGGAGGAAGAATAA
- the pheA gene encoding prephenate dehydratase, whose amino-acid sequence MKIGYLGPEGTFTHQAALKYKKDIKNADIIPYHHIPDILRAVEDGEIDKGIVPFENSIEGTVTFTIDALIFDVNVVIDREIILPIRHNVAAKKGLSKVDVEKIFSHPQALAQCRKHLNEEFKDVEKIQTASTAGAAKYVSESDGRWAAICTDEAAAKYGLEILEKDIQDENHNETRFLVVSKQGTQKFAYEGKTSIVFGTENRPGELYKILDIIAIWDLNMTKIESRPMKNELGKYVFYVDMESANAADISDALKMIERKTKFFKHLGTYHTIRH is encoded by the coding sequence TTGAAAATAGGTTATCTTGGCCCCGAGGGGACTTTTACGCATCAGGCGGCTTTAAAATATAAAAAAGATATTAAAAACGCGGATATAATACCGTATCACCATATACCGGACATACTGCGCGCCGTTGAGGACGGGGAAATTGATAAGGGTATAGTGCCTTTTGAAAATTCTATTGAGGGAACCGTGACTTTTACAATCGACGCCCTTATATTTGACGTAAATGTGGTTATAGACCGTGAAATAATACTTCCAATCAGGCATAACGTAGCCGCAAAAAAAGGATTGAGCAAGGTTGACGTTGAAAAAATTTTTTCGCACCCGCAGGCTTTGGCACAGTGCAGAAAACATTTAAATGAAGAGTTTAAGGACGTTGAAAAGATACAGACCGCATCCACGGCGGGGGCGGCGAAATACGTTTCCGAGTCGGACGGCAGATGGGCGGCGATATGTACTGACGAAGCGGCGGCAAAATACGGCCTTGAAATACTTGAAAAAGATATACAGGACGAAAACCATAATGAGACGCGGTTTCTTGTTGTTTCAAAGCAAGGCACGCAAAAGTTTGCATACGAAGGCAAAACAAGCATAGTTTTCGGAACCGAAAACCGCCCCGGGGAATTATATAAAATTTTGGATATAATAGCCATATGGGATTTGAATATGACAAAGATAGAATCAAGGCCGATGAAAAACGAACTTGGAAAATACGTTTTTTATGTAGACATGGAAAGCGCAAATGCGGCGGATATAAGCGACGCCCTTAAAATGATTGAAAGAAAAACGAAATTTTTTAAACATTTGGGAACATACCACACTATCAGACATTAA
- a CDS encoding D-alanyl-D-alanine carboxypeptidase: MRKIKAFTALIIVFALMLPVFAYGKTYENQTDLGLTCKSAILMDSSTGDILYEMNSHDKLPPASVTKVMTLLLIFEAIDSGKIKWDDMVTVSEYAASMGGSQVFLEPMEQQSVETMVKCISISSANDASVAMAEYIGGSEQGFVDMMNSRAKELGMNDTNFENACGLDTDGHVTSAHDIALMSRELIKNHPKVSEFATTWMDTIIHKTRKGESEFGLSNTNKLVKWYSGATGLKTGSTGKALFCLSGTAEKDGLSLVAVVMGAPTSAARFREDMQLLDYGFANFTVLNGREKGTAMDNIDVYKGSEETAPTEIAGEFASTVKKGEASEFSEEIVMQDYITAPFEKGEKVGEIIYSIDGEEIGRSDIVTSISMEKINFFEMFEHLILKWLL, encoded by the coding sequence ATGAGAAAAATTAAAGCGTTTACAGCCCTTATCATCGTTTTTGCCTTAATGCTTCCCGTATTTGCATACGGCAAAACCTATGAAAACCAAACGGATTTGGGGCTGACATGCAAATCGGCCATTTTAATGGATTCGAGCACGGGAGATATACTTTACGAAATGAACAGCCATGATAAGCTTCCGCCTGCAAGCGTAACTAAAGTTATGACCCTGCTTCTGATATTCGAGGCTATAGACAGCGGAAAAATAAAATGGGACGATATGGTTACAGTAAGCGAGTATGCCGCTTCAATGGGCGGCAGCCAGGTTTTTTTAGAGCCTATGGAACAGCAGAGCGTTGAAACAATGGTAAAATGCATCTCCATTTCATCGGCAAACGACGCTTCCGTTGCAATGGCCGAATATATAGGCGGCAGCGAACAAGGCTTTGTGGATATGATGAATTCAAGAGCAAAAGAGCTTGGCATGAACGACACAAATTTTGAAAACGCATGCGGCCTTGACACAGACGGCCATGTTACAAGCGCCCACGACATAGCTTTAATGAGCCGTGAATTAATTAAGAATCATCCTAAAGTAAGCGAATTTGCCACAACATGGATGGATACCATAATACATAAAACACGCAAAGGCGAAAGCGAGTTCGGTCTTAGCAACACAAATAAACTCGTTAAGTGGTACAGCGGCGCTACTGGATTAAAAACAGGTTCCACAGGCAAAGCTCTTTTCTGCCTTTCCGGAACGGCTGAAAAAGACGGTTTGAGCCTTGTTGCGGTTGTTATGGGCGCTCCGACTTCCGCGGCGCGTTTCAGGGAAGATATGCAGCTGTTAGACTACGGGTTTGCAAACTTCACCGTATTGAACGGGCGCGAAAAAGGCACGGCAATGGATAATATAGACGTTTATAAGGGCAGCGAGGAAACAGCCCCTACCGAAATAGCCGGGGAATTCGCTTCAACCGTCAAAAAAGGTGAAGCATCTGAATTTTCGGAAGAAATAGTTATGCAGGATTATATAACGGCTCCTTTTGAAAAAGGCGAAAAAGTCGGCGAAATCATTTATTCCATTGACGGTGAAGAAATCGGAAGGAGCGATATTGTTACAAGCATAAGCATGGAAAAAATAAATTTCTTTGAAATGTTCGAACATCTGATATTAAAATGGCTGCTGTAA
- a CDS encoding AAA family ATPase, which translates to MQFNELDYTRLNSFCSPDTLGFSNTGEIEPLEGIMGQKRAVDAFDFGLQVKNKGYNIYMSGPAGVGKTTYAKLRTEQVASMERVPYDWCYVYNFDNPRNPIALRFEPGVGRQFKDDMNELVVIFESEIQKAFNTDDYEKQKNEILKSFDDKRDEKMRAMGEAAKEHGFAVKNTNAGIYFMPIVEGEAVNEEQYEKLSEEVKEKINRESDVIQEIAACIMRDIRESDRECRKAIDDLDYKVGMFAIGHHVNAVQEKYKEYDRVLKYIEAVQEDVLENIDQFAPAESEEDETVGALLPMLAKKQPEDVTLKYKVNLIIDNSKTDGAPVVIDFNPTYYNLVGELEYDSEFGNLTTDFMKIKAGLFHKANGGYLILQANDVLSSPFSWETIRRVVKTREISMESMREQVGGIVAPTLKPEPIPVNVKVIIIGSAYYYEMLREYDDEFDKYFKILADFDYEMKRDAQNVKDFARFIRSYTDKEKMLPFDAGAVARLVEYASRIAEKQNKLSTRFNRISEILCEGEAWAHMNGDRIVTAEHIIKAVDEKERRVRLYEEKLNEMFDEDVILIDTTGKKVGQINGLAVMDMGSYSFGNPSKITATTYVGKSGIVNIEKEAQMSGPTHNKGVQVITGYLGQTYAQEFPLSLSCRICFEQNYNGIDGDSASSTELYCILSSLSGLPINQELAVTGSVNQYGQIQAIGGVTYKIEGFFDLCKKRGLTGTQGVIIPESNINDLVLKKEVVEAVKDGLFHIYPINHIDEGIELLTGVPAGKTGKNGKYPPSSVNGLVMKRLREYYKKSSGETQARR; encoded by the coding sequence ATGCAGTTTAACGAACTTGACTATACACGGCTGAACAGCTTTTGCAGCCCCGATACGCTCGGCTTTTCCAATACCGGCGAGATTGAGCCGCTTGAAGGGATAATGGGGCAAAAACGCGCTGTAGACGCTTTTGATTTTGGCCTTCAGGTTAAGAACAAGGGATATAATATATATATGTCCGGCCCGGCGGGCGTCGGCAAAACAACTTATGCCAAGCTGAGGACGGAACAGGTGGCATCCATGGAAAGGGTGCCTTACGATTGGTGTTACGTTTATAACTTTGACAATCCACGCAACCCGATAGCTTTGCGGTTTGAGCCGGGCGTCGGCCGCCAGTTTAAGGACGATATGAACGAACTTGTGGTTATTTTTGAAAGCGAGATACAAAAAGCTTTTAATACGGACGATTATGAGAAACAGAAAAATGAAATACTTAAATCGTTCGACGACAAGCGGGATGAAAAAATGCGCGCAATGGGAGAAGCGGCAAAAGAACACGGCTTTGCCGTTAAAAACACAAACGCGGGGATTTATTTCATGCCTATTGTTGAAGGCGAAGCGGTAAACGAAGAACAGTATGAAAAGCTCAGCGAAGAAGTAAAAGAAAAAATAAACAGGGAAAGCGACGTAATTCAGGAAATAGCGGCATGTATAATGCGCGATATAAGGGAAAGCGACAGGGAATGCCGCAAAGCCATAGACGATTTGGATTATAAGGTAGGCATGTTTGCGATAGGGCACCATGTTAATGCCGTTCAGGAAAAATATAAGGAATATGACAGGGTTCTTAAATATATAGAAGCCGTTCAGGAGGACGTGCTTGAAAATATAGATCAGTTCGCCCCGGCTGAAAGCGAAGAAGACGAAACTGTCGGCGCCCTGCTGCCTATGCTTGCTAAAAAACAGCCTGAAGACGTTACGCTGAAATATAAAGTAAACCTTATCATAGATAATTCTAAAACCGACGGCGCTCCTGTCGTTATAGATTTTAACCCGACATATTACAACCTTGTGGGCGAGCTTGAGTATGACAGCGAATTCGGAAACCTTACAACTGATTTTATGAAAATAAAGGCGGGGCTTTTCCACAAAGCCAACGGAGGATACCTTATACTTCAGGCGAACGATGTTTTAAGCAGTCCGTTTAGCTGGGAAACTATACGACGCGTTGTAAAAACAAGGGAAATTTCGATGGAAAGCATGCGCGAGCAGGTCGGCGGCATAGTGGCTCCCACACTTAAACCTGAACCGATACCGGTGAATGTAAAGGTTATAATCATCGGCAGCGCGTACTATTATGAGATGCTTAGGGAATACGACGACGAGTTTGATAAATATTTTAAAATACTTGCCGACTTTGACTATGAAATGAAAAGAGACGCGCAGAATGTAAAAGATTTTGCAAGATTTATAAGAAGCTATACCGACAAGGAAAAAATGCTTCCGTTTGACGCGGGAGCCGTGGCTCGGCTTGTTGAGTATGCGTCAAGGATTGCAGAAAAGCAAAATAAGCTTTCAACACGATTTAACCGTATAAGCGAAATTCTGTGCGAGGGCGAAGCGTGGGCCCATATGAACGGAGACAGGATTGTAACGGCGGAACATATCATAAAGGCTGTTGATGAGAAAGAACGGCGCGTAAGGCTGTATGAGGAAAAGCTGAACGAAATGTTTGACGAAGACGTCATTTTAATTGATACAACCGGAAAGAAAGTAGGGCAGATAAACGGCCTTGCAGTGATGGATATGGGAAGCTATTCATTTGGAAACCCTTCCAAGATAACGGCCACGACATATGTCGGCAAAAGCGGCATTGTAAACATAGAAAAAGAAGCGCAGATGAGCGGCCCTACTCATAACAAAGGCGTTCAGGTAATAACCGGTTACCTGGGGCAGACGTACGCGCAGGAATTTCCCCTTTCGCTTTCGTGCAGGATATGTTTTGAACAAAATTATAACGGCATAGACGGCGACAGCGCGTCAAGCACCGAACTGTACTGCATACTTTCAAGCCTTTCGGGCCTTCCGATAAATCAGGAGCTTGCGGTTACGGGTTCTGTTAACCAATATGGGCAGATACAGGCTATTGGGGGCGTGACATATAAGATAGAAGGATTCTTTGATTTATGTAAAAAACGTGGCCTTACAGGCACGCAGGGAGTTATAATACCGGAATCCAATATAAACGACCTTGTTTTGAAAAAAGAAGTTGTGGAAGCCGTGAAAGACGGATTGTTCCATATTTATCCTATAAATCATATTGATGAAGGCATTGAGCTTTTAACCGGCGTTCCGGCGGGGAAAACAGGCAAAAACGGAAAATACCCGCCTTCGTCCGTTAATGGGCTTGTTATGAAAAGGCTGAGAGAGTATTATAAAAAATCTTCAGGCGAAACTCAGGCCAGAAGATAA
- the rimI gene encoding ribosomal protein S18-alanine N-acetyltransferase has translation MIEIIPMEEKHIEDVLKVEEECFHIPWTRRDFEREIKENNMAIYKVALVDGRVAGYAGMWHVVTEGQITNVAVSPEFRRMGVGEGLMREMIREAEELSMIGITLEVKISNAPAQKLYTKFGFKPEGFRKNYYKDTNEDAVIMWKYFEFYEDYEKTQNPAKE, from the coding sequence ATGATTGAAATAATACCAATGGAAGAAAAGCATATTGAAGATGTTTTGAAGGTTGAAGAAGAATGTTTCCATATACCGTGGACCCGCAGGGATTTTGAGAGGGAAATCAAGGAAAATAATATGGCCATATATAAGGTTGCTCTTGTAGACGGGCGGGTTGCGGGTTATGCCGGGATGTGGCATGTAGTAACCGAAGGGCAGATAACAAATGTTGCCGTAAGCCCCGAATTCAGGCGTATGGGCGTTGGCGAAGGGCTGATGCGGGAAATGATAAGAGAAGCCGAGGAACTTTCTATGATAGGCATAACGCTTGAGGTTAAAATCAGCAACGCCCCAGCGCAGAAACTTTATACAAAGTTTGGGTTTAAGCCGGAGGGTTTCAGGAAGAACTATTACAAGGACACCAACGAGGATGCAGTTATAATGTGGAAATATTTTGAATTTTATGAGGACTATGAAAAGACGCAGAACCCGGCAAAGGAGTGA
- the tsaB gene encoding tRNA (adenosine(37)-N6)-threonylcarbamoyltransferase complex dimerization subunit type 1 TsaB gives MKILAIETSGLVASAALVEDGKTVGEFTVNYKMTHSQTIMPIIDSVIKTTQTSLDTIDYIACSRGPGSFTGLRIGAATAKGIAHGINKPIIPVPTLTALAYNIFNTDCLVCPIMDARRQQVYSAVFEWKDGNIKTVLPEDARSIDDLIRMVEYTGRKAVFLGDGVPVYKDKLAKNNNFFFAPANCNLQRAASVAAAAEALAADGKAVNGFDFAPVYLRKSQAERELEEKNTGA, from the coding sequence ATGAAAATATTGGCGATTGAAACATCGGGCCTTGTGGCCTCGGCGGCCTTAGTTGAGGACGGAAAAACCGTTGGAGAGTTTACAGTTAATTATAAAATGACACATTCGCAGACTATTATGCCTATAATAGACAGCGTAATTAAAACAACTCAGACAAGCTTGGATACAATAGACTATATAGCGTGTTCCAGGGGACCCGGCTCTTTCACGGGCCTTCGTATCGGCGCGGCAACGGCAAAGGGCATTGCCCACGGGATTAATAAACCTATTATACCTGTGCCGACGTTAACTGCTTTGGCATATAATATATTTAATACGGATTGTTTAGTATGCCCTATTATGGACGCAAGAAGACAGCAGGTTTATTCCGCCGTTTTTGAGTGGAAAGACGGGAATATTAAAACCGTATTGCCAGAGGATGCAAGGAGCATTGACGATTTGATAAGGATGGTTGAATATACGGGAAGAAAGGCTGTTTTTCTCGGCGACGGCGTTCCCGTTTATAAAGATAAGCTTGCAAAAAACAATAACTTCTTTTTTGCCCCTGCAAACTGCAATTTGCAGAGGGCCGCAAGCGTCGCAGCCGCGGCCGAGGCATTAGCGGCGGACGGCAAAGCTGTAAACGGGTTTGACTTTGCTCCTGTTTATTTAAGAAAAAGCCAGGCTGAAAGAGAATTGGAAGAGAAAAATACGGGGGCATGA
- the tsaE gene encoding tRNA (adenosine(37)-N6)-threonylcarbamoyltransferase complex ATPase subunit type 1 TsaE, giving the protein MIIESLNSEETRNIGQRLGQKAKKGDIYCLSGDLGVGKTVFTQGFAKGLGVEEEYVTSPTFTIINEYCGRLPFYHFDVYRIESLEEMDDTGYEEYFFGGGVSLVEWAELVKELIPENAVWIKIEKDLSKGDDYRKITIRGCEL; this is encoded by the coding sequence ATGATAATTGAAAGTTTAAATTCCGAAGAAACAAGAAATATCGGCCAAAGGCTTGGCCAAAAAGCCAAAAAAGGAGATATATACTGTTTAAGCGGCGATCTGGGCGTTGGAAAAACGGTATTTACTCAGGGATTTGCAAAAGGCCTTGGCGTTGAGGAAGAATACGTTACAAGCCCTACGTTTACGATAATTAACGAGTATTGCGGCAGACTGCCGTTTTATCATTTCGACGTTTACAGGATTGAAAGCCTTGAGGAAATGGACGACACGGGATATGAGGAATATTTTTTCGGCGGCGGCGTTTCTCTTGTGGAATGGGCTGAACTTGTAAAAGAACTTATTCCGGAAAACGCGGTTTGGATTAAAATAGAAAAGGATCTTTCAAAGGGCGACGATTACAGGAAAATAACTATAAGGGGCTGTGAATTATGA
- a CDS encoding Lrp/AsnC family transcriptional regulator, with amino-acid sequence MRGKILQLIAKNSKLTPEEIAKEINADPQQVAKEIKLMEENRVICGYNTLINYDNTDRELVTALIEVKVTPQRGDGYDKIAERIYRFDEVKAVYLMSGGFDLTVILEKSSLKEIALFVSDKLATIDSVTSTATHFVLKKYKDHGIVIERGDKKDRRMIISP; translated from the coding sequence ATGAGAGGAAAGATACTTCAGCTTATAGCAAAAAACAGCAAACTTACCCCGGAGGAAATTGCCAAAGAAATTAACGCGGATCCTCAGCAGGTTGCCAAAGAAATTAAATTAATGGAAGAAAACAGGGTTATATGCGGATATAATACGCTTATTAACTATGACAATACAGACAGGGAGCTTGTAACGGCACTTATAGAAGTTAAGGTAACGCCGCAGAGAGGCGACGGATATGATAAAATTGCCGAAAGGATATACCGTTTTGATGAAGTTAAAGCCGTTTACCTTATGTCAGGCGGCTTTGACCTGACGGTAATACTTGAAAAAAGCAGCCTGAAAGAAATTGCGCTTTTTGTTTCGGATAAGCTGGCTACGATTGATTCCGTAACAAGCACGGCGACACATTTTGTGCTTAAAAAATATAAAGACCATGGTATAGTTATCGAACGCGGCGATAAGAAAGACAGGCGTATGATTATTTCCCCATGA
- a CDS encoding VanW family protein gives MEGSSKKVAVGVIIALVAVAGAAGGFYYKYSTDLKMKETLGVDTIYNGITVNGRNVGGMTKEEAADYLQGSINSSLSSKIITVTNGNERYNISFEDVGAQYDVDEAADSAYKAARDGTLKERYKLYEDIRENGLDIKAATVYNEEKLSAKMDELDGLITREAKDSSMTRENGRFVITEEEKGYELDTAKTRADIEKLLENGETGTVEAYCTETEPNVTKEENEMSTDLLGTFYTEYSGGPNLGRNINLVVGCNNINGTIVKPGEIFSMNESLGPQTYANGYRNAAVIVNGKLEDGLAGGVCQITTTLYNAVVKAELEIVERKNHSLAVGYVPLGHDAAIAGDYTDFKFKNNTEYPVYVEAYASDGKLVASIYGHETRSLGRTVELETVYIGSIPKPPEKVTEDPELPEGERIVTYNGKVGHKVSTYKKVSENGELISREWFSDSTYKAVADEVTVGTKPADGEALDALASGDEAAVPGAGAAENHEGNDAVVSDESGAEKPEEGNTDISGADAAESGSIFEH, from the coding sequence ATGGAAGGGAGCAGCAAGAAAGTTGCCGTTGGAGTTATAATTGCATTAGTTGCCGTTGCGGGAGCGGCCGGGGGCTTTTATTATAAGTATTCTACGGATCTTAAAATGAAGGAAACCCTCGGAGTTGATACGATTTATAACGGTATTACCGTAAACGGCAGGAATGTCGGGGGAATGACTAAAGAAGAAGCCGCAGATTATCTGCAAGGAAGCATTAATTCATCTTTGAGCAGTAAAATAATAACGGTTACAAACGGAAACGAAAGGTATAATATAAGTTTTGAAGATGTCGGAGCACAGTATGACGTGGATGAAGCGGCTGACTCTGCATATAAAGCGGCAAGGGACGGAACCCTTAAAGAAAGGTATAAGCTGTATGAAGATATACGGGAAAACGGGCTTGACATAAAAGCTGCAACCGTTTATAACGAGGAAAAACTGTCGGCTAAAATGGACGAACTGGACGGCCTTATTACGAGGGAAGCAAAGGACTCTTCCATGACCAGGGAAAACGGACGATTTGTTATAACGGAAGAAGAAAAAGGATATGAACTGGATACTGCCAAAACGAGAGCCGATATCGAGAAGCTTTTGGAAAACGGCGAAACGGGCACAGTTGAAGCCTATTGCACCGAAACGGAACCCAATGTCACAAAAGAAGAAAATGAAATGTCAACGGATCTTTTGGGCACGTTTTATACCGAATATTCAGGCGGGCCTAATTTGGGCAGGAATATCAATCTGGTTGTAGGATGCAATAATATTAACGGCACAATAGTAAAACCCGGAGAAATATTTTCCATGAATGAATCATTGGGGCCGCAGACATATGCAAACGGATACAGGAATGCGGCGGTAATAGTCAACGGCAAACTTGAAGACGGCCTTGCGGGCGGAGTATGCCAGATAACCACTACCCTTTACAATGCTGTTGTAAAAGCGGAGCTTGAAATTGTGGAAAGGAAAAACCATTCCCTTGCGGTTGGCTATGTGCCTTTGGGGCATGACGCCGCTATAGCCGGCGACTATACGGACTTTAAATTTAAAAACAACACGGAATATCCGGTTTATGTCGAAGCGTATGCAAGCGACGGAAAACTTGTTGCAAGTATATACGGCCATGAAACGCGCTCCCTCGGCCGCACGGTTGAGCTTGAAACGGTATATATAGGCTCTATCCCAAAGCCGCCTGAAAAAGTAACAGAAGATCCTGAACTTCCGGAGGGGGAACGAATTGTAACATATAACGGAAAAGTCGGGCACAAAGTTTCAACGTATAAAAAAGTTTCCGAAAACGGAGAGCTTATCAGCCGCGAATGGTTCTCGGATTCAACATATAAAGCCGTAGCCGACGAGGTTACCGTAGGCACAAAGCCGGCTGACGGGGAAGCTTTGGATGCGTTGGCTTCCGGTGATGAAGCGGCTGTGCCCGGAGCGGGAGCGGCGGAGAACCATGAAGGAAACGACGCGGTTGTATCGGATGAGAGCGGCGCTGAAAAGCCGGAGGAAGGCAATACGGACATATCAGGCGCAGACGCGGCGGAAAGCGGTTCCATATTTGAGCATTGA